A part of Saccharomonospora amisosensis genomic DNA contains:
- a CDS encoding ArsA family ATPase, whose product MTQPTQPTNPTTPTFDVDELLDDQETRVVLCCGSGGVGKTTTAAALALRAAERGRQTVVLTIDPARRLAQALGLRELGNQPRKVSVAGFEPKGELWAMMLDMRRTFDDMVRRHAGPERAEQLLANRFYQTISTSFSGTQEYMAMEKLGQLAATGDWDLIVVDTPPSRSALDFLDAPSRLSAALDGRMIRLLTTPAKAGGWGLRKVVSAGFSMFAKAVSTILGGQLLADASAFMQAFDSTFGGFRERASKTAELLRSKGTAFVVIAAPEPDALREASYFVERLSDEAMPLAGLVANRTHPVLADLSAIDALAAAEAIERNGNKAPLASAVLRLHADRVAVAEREKRLLARFTRAHPSVAVVQVPALPSDVHDIAGLRDVGDRLTGP is encoded by the coding sequence GTGACGCAACCGACACAGCCGACAAACCCGACCACACCGACCTTCGACGTCGACGAACTGCTCGACGACCAGGAAACCCGCGTGGTGCTGTGCTGCGGGTCGGGTGGGGTCGGAAAGACGACCACGGCGGCGGCACTCGCCCTGCGGGCGGCCGAGCGGGGCAGGCAGACCGTGGTGCTCACCATCGACCCGGCGCGCAGGCTCGCACAGGCGCTTGGGCTTCGCGAACTCGGCAACCAGCCGAGGAAGGTCTCGGTCGCCGGGTTCGAACCCAAGGGCGAACTCTGGGCGATGATGCTGGACATGCGCCGCACCTTCGACGACATGGTACGAAGGCACGCAGGCCCGGAACGCGCGGAGCAGCTGCTGGCCAACCGCTTCTACCAGACGATTTCCACGTCCTTCTCTGGGACGCAGGAGTACATGGCGATGGAGAAGCTCGGCCAGCTCGCCGCGACGGGGGACTGGGACCTCATCGTGGTGGACACCCCGCCGAGCCGTTCGGCTCTCGACTTCCTCGACGCACCGTCGCGACTGTCCGCCGCGCTGGACGGGCGGATGATCCGGTTGCTGACAACCCCGGCCAAAGCCGGTGGCTGGGGCCTGCGCAAGGTGGTCAGCGCGGGATTCTCGATGTTCGCCAAGGCCGTCTCGACCATCCTGGGTGGACAGCTGCTCGCCGACGCCTCCGCTTTCATGCAGGCGTTCGACTCCACCTTCGGCGGTTTCCGGGAGCGCGCGAGCAAGACCGCGGAACTGCTGCGTTCCAAGGGCACCGCCTTCGTGGTGATCGCCGCACCGGAACCGGATGCGCTGCGAGAGGCCAGCTACTTCGTCGAACGGCTCTCGGACGAGGCGATGCCGCTGGCGGGACTGGTCGCCAACCGCACGCATCCGGTGCTGGCCGACCTGTCGGCGATCGATGCCCTCGCGGCCGCTGAGGCGATCGAACGTAACGGCAACAAGGCCCCCCTCGCCTCGGCCGTACTGCGACTGCACGCCGACCGGGTGGCGGTGGCGGAGCGGGAGAAGCGGCTGCTAGCCCGCTTCA
- a CDS encoding ArsA-related P-loop ATPase has product MTNLAGWTDELARTRLHFVTGKGGTGKTTLAASLGLALASHGRRVLLIEVEGRQGFAQVFDTEPLPYAEQRIAAAPGGGEVRALHVDVEAALLEYFEMFYNLGFAGRTLRRMGAIEFATTLAPGLRDVLLTGKIKECVGRTDSDGRHTYDAVVVDAPPTGRVVKFLDVTKALTDLAKTGPIRAQAEGVVRLLHSGETAVHLVTLLEEMPVRETLDAVAELDGADLRPGAVLVNRVRPPRLPARSVTAAADGRVDAARVRTGLASAGLELPQVTLDALVEETVEHAIRLDAEQRAREQLSEADLPTLEVPDLTAGVDVAALYELAETLVEQGVR; this is encoded by the coding sequence GTGACCAACCTGGCTGGCTGGACCGACGAACTCGCACGGACCCGGCTCCACTTCGTCACCGGAAAGGGCGGGACGGGCAAGACCACCCTGGCCGCATCGCTCGGGCTGGCACTGGCCAGCCACGGCAGGCGAGTGTTGCTCATCGAGGTCGAGGGACGGCAGGGCTTCGCCCAGGTCTTCGACACAGAGCCACTGCCCTACGCCGAGCAGCGCATCGCGGCCGCTCCCGGGGGAGGCGAGGTGCGAGCACTGCACGTCGACGTGGAGGCCGCGCTGCTTGAGTACTTCGAGATGTTCTACAACCTCGGCTTCGCGGGCAGGACACTGCGCAGGATGGGCGCCATCGAGTTCGCGACGACACTTGCTCCTGGGCTGCGGGACGTACTACTCACCGGCAAGATCAAGGAATGTGTCGGTCGCACGGACTCCGACGGCAGGCACACCTACGACGCGGTCGTCGTGGACGCCCCACCCACCGGCAGGGTCGTGAAGTTCCTCGACGTCACCAAGGCTCTCACCGACCTCGCAAAGACAGGCCCGATCCGCGCACAGGCCGAGGGTGTGGTGCGCCTGCTGCACTCGGGGGAGACAGCTGTGCACCTGGTCACGCTGCTTGAGGAGATGCCCGTGCGGGAGACGCTGGACGCGGTCGCCGAACTCGACGGCGCCGACCTGCGCCCAGGAGCGGTGCTGGTCAACCGGGTCAGGCCGCCCCGGCTGCCCGCGCGTTCCGTCACGGCGGCCGCCGACGGCAGGGTGGACGCCGCGAGGGTGCGTACCGGGCTCGCCTCCGCGGGCCTCGAACTACCCCAGGTCACCCTCGACGCACTGGTGGAGGAGACCGTCGAGCACGCGATCCGCCTCGACGCCGAGCAGCGCGCCCGCGAACAGCTCTCCGAGGCCGACCTACCGACGCTGGAGGTGCCCGACCTCACGGCCGGAGTCGACGTCGCCGCGCTGTACGAACTCGCCGAGACGCTTGTCGAGCAGGGGGTGCGCTGA
- a CDS encoding DUF4177 domain-containing protein: MSATKWEYATVPLLIHATKQILDQWGEDGWELVTVLPNPSGEQHVAYLKRPKG; the protein is encoded by the coding sequence ATGAGTGCCACGAAGTGGGAGTACGCCACGGTTCCGCTGCTGATCCACGCGACCAAGCAGATCCTCGACCAGTGGGGAGAGGACGGCTGGGAGTTGGTCACCGTGCTGCCCAACCCCAGCGGTGAGCAGCACGTCGCCTACCTCAAGCGCCCGAAGGGCTGA
- a CDS encoding RidA family protein — protein sequence MGWSGRLAELGIELPEVAAPVAAYVPAVRTGSHVYTSGQLPFVAGSLAATGKVGGEVSPEEAKQHARTAALNALAAVHALVGIDSVLRVVKVTGFVASSEGFTGQPAVLNGASELLGEVFGDAGSHARSAVGVAELPLGAPVEVELIVEVEA from the coding sequence ATGGGCTGGAGCGGGAGGCTGGCCGAACTCGGTATCGAACTGCCCGAGGTCGCGGCGCCCGTCGCCGCCTACGTCCCCGCGGTGCGCACCGGCTCCCACGTCTACACGTCGGGACAGCTGCCGTTCGTGGCGGGTTCGCTCGCCGCGACGGGGAAGGTGGGCGGTGAGGTCAGCCCCGAGGAGGCCAAGCAGCACGCTCGCACGGCGGCGCTGAACGCGCTGGCGGCGGTGCATGCCCTCGTCGGTATCGACTCGGTCCTGCGGGTTGTCAAGGTCACGGGTTTCGTGGCGTCGAGCGAGGGATTCACCGGGCAGCCCGCCGTTCTCAACGGTGCCTCGGAGTTGCTGGGGGAGGTCTTCGGCGACGCGGGCTCGCACGCCCGGTCGGCGGTCGGGGTCGCGGAACTGCCGCTGGGGGCACCTGTCGAGGTCGAGTTGATCGTCGAGGTGGAGGCATAG
- a CDS encoding NUDIX hydrolase: MTFRVPKESVLSLPKEPPQRPSVPKDAATVMLLRDPADSPGAGVEVFLQRRVAGMAFAGGMTVFPGGGVDARDADASVSWVGPPPSRWAEWFSCSESVARALVCAAVRETFEESGVLLAGDESGAVTDTARYADARQALVSRDLSLAAFLADAGLTLRADLLRPWANWVTPEQEPRRYDTRFFVAALPAGQRADGATTEAEDSGWHRPSDAIAAAEAGRSGLMPPTWFTLDELAGFDSVSDVLAVERDVRRITPRLVLDGDVVRVELP; this comes from the coding sequence ATGACCTTCCGGGTGCCGAAGGAGTCGGTGTTGTCGCTGCCGAAGGAGCCACCGCAGCGGCCCTCCGTGCCAAAGGACGCGGCGACGGTGATGCTGCTGCGTGACCCCGCGGATTCGCCCGGTGCCGGCGTGGAGGTTTTCCTCCAGCGGCGCGTTGCCGGGATGGCTTTCGCGGGCGGCATGACCGTGTTCCCCGGCGGAGGTGTCGACGCCCGCGACGCCGACGCCTCGGTGAGCTGGGTGGGACCGCCGCCATCGCGGTGGGCGGAGTGGTTCTCCTGCTCGGAGTCCGTGGCGAGAGCGCTGGTGTGCGCGGCGGTGCGGGAGACGTTCGAGGAGTCGGGTGTGCTGCTGGCGGGCGACGAGTCCGGCGCCGTCACCGATACCGCCCGGTACGCCGACGCCCGGCAGGCGCTGGTTTCGAGGGACCTGTCGCTGGCGGCCTTCCTGGCCGACGCCGGGCTCACGCTGCGGGCGGACCTGCTGCGCCCGTGGGCTAACTGGGTGACCCCGGAACAGGAGCCCCGGCGCTACGACACACGCTTCTTCGTGGCGGCGCTTCCGGCTGGCCAGCGTGCCGACGGCGCGACCACTGAGGCGGAGGACTCGGGCTGGCACCGGCCGAGCGACGCGATCGCCGCTGCCGAGGCCGGTCGCAGCGGGCTGATGCCGCCGACCTGGTTCACGCTCGACGAACTAGCAGGCTTCGACTCGGTGTCGGACGTACTGGCGGTGGAGCGCGACGTCCGACGGATCACCCCCCGGCTCGTGCTCGACGGCGACGTGGTGCGGGTGGAGCTGCCATGA
- a CDS encoding MBL fold metallo-hydrolase, which yields MTHPAYGTLRRVSKAASVLLENNPSTMTLEGTNTWVLGAPGASSRIIVDPGYEDVDHLGRLLGGAPVELILLTHHHPDHSEGAPWLAGRVDAPVLAFDAELCQGGDPIGADQVIKAAGLELQVLHTPGHTADSVTLRFDHDGLTHALTGDTVLGKGTTVLTDLGDYLDSLARLRGLPRGSIGLPGHGPELADLAVTARQYYDHRQQRLDQVRAALRQLGEDATPRQVVEVVYADVDRALWGPAEFSVRAQLEYLRSVG from the coding sequence ATGACCCATCCCGCGTACGGCACGCTGCGGCGGGTTTCGAAGGCCGCGTCGGTGCTGCTGGAGAACAATCCCTCGACCATGACGCTGGAGGGCACCAACACGTGGGTGCTCGGCGCCCCCGGCGCGTCCAGCCGGATCATCGTCGACCCCGGCTATGAGGATGTCGATCACCTCGGCAGGCTGCTCGGTGGTGCGCCGGTCGAGTTGATCCTGCTGACGCATCACCATCCCGACCATTCCGAAGGCGCGCCCTGGCTTGCCGGCCGGGTCGACGCGCCGGTGCTGGCCTTCGATGCCGAGCTGTGCCAGGGCGGCGACCCGATCGGAGCCGACCAGGTGATCAAGGCCGCGGGGTTGGAGTTGCAGGTGCTGCACACTCCCGGCCACACGGCCGACTCGGTCACACTGCGGTTCGACCACGACGGCCTCACCCACGCGCTCACCGGCGACACCGTGCTCGGCAAGGGCACGACCGTGCTTACCGACCTCGGCGACTACCTGGACTCGTTGGCGAGGCTGCGAGGGCTGCCTCGGGGCTCCATCGGGTTGCCCGGTCATGGGCCGGAGCTGGCCGATCTTGCCGTGACGGCACGCCAGTACTACGACCACCGGCAGCAGCGGCTCGACCAGGTGCGCGCGGCCCTGCGGCAGCTCGGCGAGGACGCGACGCCGAGGCAGGTGGTGGAGGTGGTCTACGCCGACGTCGACAGGGCGCTGTGGGGACCCGCCGAGTTCAGCGTACGGGCGCAGTTGGAGTACCTGCGCTCGGTCGGGTAG
- a CDS encoding MFS transporter — protein sequence MSQSFGGARLTDYRAALSAPGSREPVVASLFARLPIAMIGISALLYVQRQTGSFTTAGLVSASTLAGVSVGSVVQGRLIDRCGPTRPLLAVAALFTLLLAALVVAIESRAATPVLAVMAAGIGVSEPMTGSASRALWARLLPPGPARDAALSYEAISMEVFFILGPGLAGALTAAPWAGTGLVFGAACMVVGSVLFALSPAVRAWGPADERPSRLLGALASPGLRTLALAAGGFGMVIGFVEVAVPAAASAAGSVVTGGLLLSLWSVSSVGFGLAYSMRPWPRSLHLRLPVLLAVFGAGVALLAVPSSLWGLGLALLVAGALITPQSTAHSVAIELVAPRGTAAEAFGWVVTAITLGLAFGQSVSGYLVERSGPPLAFLTAAACATVVAGAVWLLRSTIRTTEPLRPGTEPVAC from the coding sequence GTGTCCCAGTCTTTCGGCGGTGCCCGCCTGACCGACTACCGCGCCGCGCTCAGTGCGCCCGGCTCACGCGAACCCGTAGTCGCCTCGCTGTTCGCTCGGCTGCCGATAGCGATGATCGGAATCTCGGCGCTGCTCTACGTGCAGCGGCAAACCGGCTCGTTCACCACGGCAGGCCTCGTATCGGCCAGCACGTTGGCAGGGGTCTCGGTGGGCTCGGTCGTCCAGGGCAGGCTGATCGACAGGTGCGGGCCCACCCGACCGCTGCTCGCCGTCGCCGCGCTGTTCACGCTGCTGCTTGCCGCTCTCGTAGTCGCGATCGAGTCGCGCGCGGCGACGCCCGTACTCGCGGTCATGGCCGCAGGCATCGGCGTCAGCGAGCCGATGACCGGCTCGGCCTCCCGGGCGCTCTGGGCGCGGCTGCTGCCACCCGGCCCCGCCCGCGACGCCGCGCTGTCCTACGAGGCGATCAGCATGGAGGTGTTCTTCATCCTCGGCCCAGGGCTGGCCGGAGCGCTGACCGCGGCACCGTGGGCGGGAACCGGCCTGGTGTTCGGGGCCGCGTGCATGGTGGTGGGCTCGGTGCTGTTCGCGTTGAGCCCCGCCGTGCGGGCGTGGGGCCCCGCCGACGAGCGTCCCTCGCGACTACTCGGGGCACTCGCCAGCCCCGGGCTGCGCACGCTGGCACTCGCCGCGGGCGGCTTCGGCATGGTGATCGGGTTCGTCGAGGTCGCCGTACCGGCCGCGGCCTCGGCGGCGGGCAGCGTCGTGACGGGCGGCCTGCTGCTGTCGCTGTGGTCGGTCAGCTCGGTCGGCTTCGGACTGGCCTACAGCATGCGGCCATGGCCGCGGAGCCTGCACCTGAGACTGCCCGTGCTGCTCGCGGTGTTCGGTGCGGGCGTCGCGCTGCTGGCTGTGCCGTCGTCGCTGTGGGGGCTCGGGCTGGCCCTGCTCGTCGCGGGTGCGCTCATTACCCCGCAGTCCACAGCGCACTCGGTGGCCATCGAACTCGTGGCGCCGCGCGGCACGGCGGCAGAGGCGTTCGGTTGGGTGGTCACAGCCATCACGCTCGGACTCGCGTTCGGCCAGTCGGTGAGCGGCTACCTGGTAGAGCGCAGCGGACCACCGCTCGCCTTCCTCACTGCGGCGGCCTGCGCCACCGTGGTGGCGGGCGCGGTCTGGCTGCTGCGGTCCACCATCCGCACCACCGAGCCACTTCGACCGGGAACCGAGCCGGTCGCCTGCTGA